One window of the SAR324 cluster bacterium genome contains the following:
- a CDS encoding BrnT family toxin yields the protein MFYNFEWHSIKAKKNLQKHKINFERASQIFLDPIALSIPDEEHSLEEERWITIGKDQQGLILVAIHTFRRIDENTCVIGLISARKATKRELQQYYEGI from the coding sequence TTGTTTTACAATTTTGAGTGGCATTCAATCAAGGCAAAGAAGAATCTTCAAAAACATAAGATCAATTTTGAAAGAGCATCTCAAATTTTTCTTGATCCGATAGCACTGTCTATTCCTGATGAAGAACACAGTTTAGAAGAAGAACGATGGATTACCATTGGTAAAGATCAACAAGGATTGATTCTGGTAGCAATACATACATTTCGTCGGATAGATGAGAACACATGTGTCATCGGCCTTATATCCGCTCGCAAAGCGACCAAGCGAGAATTGCAACAATATTATGAGGGCATATGA